A portion of the Rubeoparvulum massiliense genome contains these proteins:
- the mdh gene encoding malate dehydrogenase: MAFRRNKISVIGAGFTGATTAFMLAQKELGDVVLVDIPQMENPTKGKALDMLEASPVQGFNVKVTGTSSYEDTKDSDLVIITAGLARKPGMSRDDLVSKNAAIMKSVTEQVVKYSPNSTIIVLTNPVDAMTYVAYKTSGFPKHRVIGQSGVLDTARFRTFVAEELNIAVTDITGFVLGGHGDDMVPLLRYSYAGGIPLETLIPKERLDAIVARTRKGGGEIVNLLGNGSAYYAPAASLVEMAEAILKDQKKILPTIAYLEGEYGYKDLYLGVPTLLGGNGIEKIFELELTADEKAALDKSAESVRNVMKVLPL; the protein is encoded by the coding sequence ATGGCATTTCGTCGAAATAAAATTTCTGTAATTGGCGCAGGCTTCACAGGAGCAACTACAGCATTCATGCTTGCACAAAAAGAACTCGGGGATGTAGTCCTTGTAGATATTCCTCAAATGGAGAACCCAACAAAGGGTAAAGCATTGGATATGCTTGAAGCAAGTCCAGTTCAAGGATTCAATGTCAAAGTTACAGGTACCTCCAGCTATGAGGATACAAAAGATTCAGATCTTGTCATTATTACAGCAGGGCTTGCTCGAAAACCAGGAATGAGTCGTGACGATTTAGTTAGCAAAAACGCTGCGATCATGAAATCTGTAACAGAGCAAGTGGTGAAGTACTCACCAAATTCAACGATTATCGTATTAACCAACCCTGTTGATGCAATGACTTATGTGGCATATAAAACATCTGGATTTCCTAAGCATCGTGTGATTGGTCAATCTGGTGTCTTAGATACAGCACGTTTCCGTACATTCGTTGCAGAGGAATTAAATATTGCCGTAACTGATATCACTGGCTTTGTTCTAGGTGGTCACGGTGATGATATGGTGCCACTGCTTCGCTACTCCTATGCAGGAGGCATTCCATTAGAAACATTGATTCCAAAAGAACGCTTAGATGCCATCGTTGCACGTACACGTAAGGGTGGTGGCGAAATCGTCAATCTCTTAGGTAATGGTTCCGCATACTATGCACCAGCTGCTTCCTTAGTAGAGATGGCTGAAGCAATTCTGAAGGACCAAAAGAAAATTCTACCAACCATTGCATATCTCGAAGGTGAGTATGGCTATAAGGATCTCTATCTCGGTGTGCCAACTCTATTAGGTGGTAATGGGATTGAGAAAATCTTTGAACTAGAGCTAACAGCAGATGAGAAAGCTGCCTTAGATAAATCTGCAGAATCTGTCCGCAATGTGATGAAGGTCCTACCATTATAA
- the icd gene encoding NADP-dependent isocitrate dehydrogenase, which produces MVQLQKFPQPTEGEAIRLINGQLQVPDHPIIPFIEGDGTGPDIWRAAVRVLDAAVEQAYDGKKKIAWYEVFAGEKAFNQFGEWLPEDTLTAIREYLVAIKGPLTTPIGGGIRSLNVALRQQLDLYTCLRPVRYYDGVPSPVKHPERVDMVIFRENTEDIYAGIEWQEGTDDVKKVIRFLQEEMGITKIRFPETSGIGIKPVSKEGTERLVRAAIQSALKEGRKSVTLVHKGNIMKFTEGAFKNWGYEVAEKEFGDKVFTWAQYDRIKEEAGVEAANKAQDEAIAAGKIIIKDVIADAFLQQILTRPAEYDVVATLNLNGDYISDALAAQVGGIGIAPGANINYVTGHAIFEATHGTAPKYAGMDKVNPSSVILSGEMMLRHLGWNEAADLIVKSMEKTILAKTVTYDFARIMDGATELKCSQFGDALIQNM; this is translated from the coding sequence ATGGTACAACTACAAAAATTCCCCCAGCCCACCGAGGGAGAAGCAATTCGTCTAATCAATGGACAATTACAGGTACCTGATCATCCTATTATCCCTTTTATTGAAGGAGATGGGACAGGTCCAGATATTTGGCGCGCAGCAGTTCGAGTTTTGGATGCAGCGGTTGAGCAAGCATATGATGGAAAGAAAAAAATCGCTTGGTATGAAGTATTTGCAGGTGAAAAGGCATTTAACCAATTTGGAGAGTGGCTACCTGAAGATACTTTGACAGCGATCCGTGAATACTTAGTGGCGATCAAAGGTCCATTAACCACACCCATTGGCGGTGGTATCCGTTCCTTGAACGTAGCGCTTCGTCAACAATTAGATCTATATACTTGCTTACGTCCTGTTCGTTATTATGATGGCGTACCTTCCCCAGTGAAGCATCCTGAACGAGTGGACATGGTCATCTTCCGTGAAAATACTGAGGATATCTATGCAGGGATTGAATGGCAAGAAGGTACAGATGATGTGAAGAAGGTCATTCGTTTCCTTCAAGAGGAAATGGGCATCACCAAAATCCGCTTCCCTGAAACCTCAGGAATCGGGATTAAGCCGGTCTCCAAAGAAGGTACAGAACGACTTGTTCGTGCTGCCATCCAGTCTGCTCTAAAGGAAGGCCGCAAGAGCGTAACCCTTGTTCACAAAGGGAATATCATGAAGTTTACAGAAGGAGCCTTTAAGAACTGGGGATATGAAGTGGCTGAGAAAGAGTTTGGCGACAAGGTCTTTACTTGGGCCCAATATGATCGCATCAAAGAAGAAGCTGGTGTAGAAGCAGCAAATAAAGCGCAAGATGAAGCAATTGCTGCAGGTAAGATTATCATTAAAGATGTGATCGCCGATGCCTTCTTACAACAGATTCTCACTCGCCCTGCCGAGTATGATGTGGTTGCAACGCTGAACTTAAACGGGGATTATATCTCTGATGCATTAGCAGCTCAGGTTGGCGGTATTGGAATCGCACCTGGTGCCAATATCAACTATGTAACGGGGCATGCAATTTTCGAGGCCACTCATGGTACAGCACCCAAATACGCAGGTATGGATAAAGTGAATCCATCCTCTGTAATTCTGTCAGGTGAGATGATGTTACGTCACCTTGGTTGGAACGAAGCAGCTGACCTCATTGTGAAATCAATGGAAAAAACGATTTTAGCAAAAACAGTAACCTATGACTTTGCTCGTATTATGGATGGCGCAACAGAATTAAAATGCTCTCAATTTGGCGATGCATTGATTCAAAATATGTAA
- the citZ gene encoding citrate synthase — translation MSTRGLEGVVATQSAVCSIIDGVLTYRGYEIDDLTENATFEEVVYLLWHGKLPNKEELEVFTSQLRQNAALPDEVLKLLRSLPLQNVHPMAVLRTVVSSLGLYDDEEPIMTTEANQRKALRLMAQTPTIVAAFQRLRSGEEPVAPHPDYSFSKNFLYMLKGVEPSAVEVETFDKAMILHADHELNASTFAGRVTVATLSDIYSGVTSAIGALKGPLHGGANEAVMKMLMEIGEVENVEPYIMKKLENKEKIMGFGHRVYKNGDPRAKHLRKMSEALTKGTTNEKYYVMSRKVEELVVSEKGLLPNVDFYSATSYHSLGIPHDLFTPIFAISRMSGWTAHILEQYENNRLIRPRAEYIGESNQRYVSIEER, via the coding sequence ATGAGTACCCGCGGATTAGAAGGTGTAGTGGCAACACAATCAGCAGTTTGTTCGATTATTGACGGTGTTCTTACATACCGAGGTTATGAAATTGATGATTTGACGGAGAATGCCACCTTTGAAGAAGTGGTTTATTTATTGTGGCATGGGAAATTACCAAACAAGGAAGAATTGGAAGTATTCACAAGTCAACTTCGTCAAAACGCTGCTTTACCAGATGAGGTTCTAAAGCTACTTCGTAGTCTTCCTCTCCAAAATGTACATCCTATGGCTGTACTACGGACGGTTGTCTCCTCCTTAGGTTTATATGATGATGAAGAGCCTATCATGACTACCGAAGCGAACCAAAGAAAAGCGTTACGTCTAATGGCCCAAACTCCCACAATCGTTGCAGCGTTTCAACGTCTTCGGAGTGGAGAAGAGCCTGTAGCTCCTCATCCTGACTATTCCTTCTCGAAGAATTTTCTTTATATGCTGAAGGGAGTAGAACCTAGTGCAGTTGAGGTAGAGACCTTTGATAAGGCGATGATTCTGCATGCTGATCATGAATTGAATGCTTCTACCTTTGCTGGTCGTGTAACTGTGGCAACTCTATCTGATATCTATTCTGGTGTTACCTCCGCTATTGGCGCCTTAAAAGGGCCACTTCATGGTGGTGCCAATGAGGCTGTCATGAAAATGTTGATGGAGATCGGCGAGGTAGAGAACGTTGAACCTTATATTATGAAGAAGCTTGAAAACAAAGAGAAGATCATGGGCTTTGGTCACCGTGTTTATAAGAATGGGGACCCACGTGCCAAGCATCTGCGTAAGATGTCAGAAGCATTAACTAAAGGAACAACCAATGAGAAATACTATGTCATGTCACGCAAAGTTGAAGAACTAGTGGTATCAGAGAAGGGGCTGCTTCCTAATGTAGACTTCTATTCTGCTACCTCATATCATAGCTTGGGCATTCCTCATGACCTATTTACACCGATCTTTGCTATCAGTCGGATGTCAGGCTGGACGGCTCATATTCTAGAGCAATATGAGAATAACCGCCTTATCCGTCCTCGTGCAGAGTATATAGGAGAAAGTAACCAACGCTACGTTTCTATTGAAGAACGCTAA
- the ytvI gene encoding sporulation integral membrane protein YtvI: protein MNHLPIERFYFVTFIILAIILSGLYLLPLLYPFIIGLILAMIIHQPVTALQHRLLLPRWLAIILWLLLLISIITGIMILLITQAILELSTLSSKLLVSIDRFIHQMNQQLQSSEWLQWMEQLEQILTGFSPQLQETVQGNLGELLTSLGNSLKNLISAIFGQLVKFVAVIPNATSTFFIAILSTFFIALDYDKLRDRLHRMLPAERMMNIQLVYNDLRQALFGFFRAQFKLVSVTALLIMVGLLFLQVEHAFTIGMMMGMIDFIPYLGVGVIMLPWILISFIENDYTMVMGLSILFGIVVLVRQFMEPRIMATTIGLNPLITLIALFVGLQLFGFWGLMIGPILYVILLSLWKAGIFHEVWSYIRNG from the coding sequence TTGAATCATCTACCCATCGAACGATTCTACTTTGTTACCTTCATCATCCTCGCAATTATCCTAAGCGGTCTCTACCTTTTGCCTCTTCTCTACCCTTTCATCATCGGTTTGATTCTTGCAATGATCATTCATCAACCTGTTACTGCTTTGCAACATCGACTCCTACTCCCACGCTGGTTAGCCATCATCCTCTGGTTGCTACTCCTCATTAGTATCATAACGGGGATCATGATTCTCTTAATTACCCAAGCGATCCTGGAGCTATCAACACTTAGTAGTAAACTACTGGTTTCCATTGACCGCTTCATTCACCAAATGAATCAGCAGCTTCAAAGTAGTGAATGGCTCCAATGGATGGAACAGTTAGAACAAATTCTTACAGGATTTTCCCCACAACTTCAAGAGACTGTCCAAGGTAATCTCGGAGAATTGCTCACTTCTCTGGGAAACTCCTTGAAAAACTTGATTTCAGCCATCTTTGGTCAGCTTGTTAAATTTGTAGCAGTGATTCCTAATGCTACTTCCACCTTCTTCATCGCCATTCTCTCTACCTTCTTTATTGCCCTCGATTATGACAAGCTCAGGGATAGACTTCATCGCATGCTCCCAGCTGAACGAATGATGAACATTCAGCTTGTCTACAACGATTTAAGACAAGCACTATTTGGCTTTTTTCGCGCTCAATTTAAGCTAGTCAGTGTCACAGCGCTACTCATCATGGTAGGTCTACTCTTTCTCCAGGTGGAACATGCCTTTACCATCGGAATGATGATGGGTATGATCGACTTCATTCCTTACTTAGGAGTAGGGGTGATTATGCTCCCCTGGATTCTCATCTCTTTTATTGAGAATGATTATACCATGGTGATGGGTCTTTCCATTCTGTTTGGAATTGTCGTCCTCGTCAGACAGTTCATGGAGCCGCGGATTATGGCAACCACCATTGGGCTAAATCCTCTAATTACACTGATCGCTCTCTTCGTCGGCTTACAGCTTTTCGGATTTTGGGGGTTAATGATCGGCCCCATTCTCTATGTGATCTTACTCAGTCTATGGAAGGCGGGGATCTTTCATGAGGTATGGTCCTATATACGTAATGGCTAG
- a CDS encoding acyl-CoA thioesterase, translated as MDERFRTSLRVRFQETDQMGVVYHANYLSWFEVGRTALLRNWGMSYGDLERGGFLLPVVEAHCYYGAPAHYEDEIIVQTTIAEYSNVRLIFEYEVFCQASGKLLMHGSTQHAWVDATFRPINLRRKHPELYQLLEQIYETGKGHGK; from the coding sequence ATGGATGAGCGTTTTCGTACATCACTACGTGTACGCTTTCAGGAGACCGATCAGATGGGGGTGGTTTATCATGCTAATTATCTGAGCTGGTTTGAAGTGGGACGTACTGCTTTATTACGTAATTGGGGGATGAGCTATGGGGATCTGGAGCGTGGAGGCTTCCTCCTGCCAGTGGTGGAGGCCCATTGCTACTATGGAGCACCTGCTCACTATGAGGATGAGATCATCGTGCAGACAACCATTGCAGAATATAGTAATGTACGACTTATTTTTGAATATGAAGTGTTTTGTCAGGCATCAGGTAAGCTATTGATGCATGGAAGTACACAGCATGCATGGGTGGATGCAACCTTTCGCCCCATTAATTTAAGAAGGAAGCATCCAGAGCTTTATCAATTGTTAGAACAGATTTATGAAACAGGCAAGGGGCATGGAAAATAG
- the pyk gene encoding pyruvate kinase codes for MRKTKIVCTIGPASEQVEKLVELIQAGMDVARLNFSHGTHEEHAQRIKNIRAAVGLTGKDIAILLDTKGPEIRTGKLREELIQLEAGEEIVLSTEEILGDATRLSISYTELPHDVQAGDRILLDDGLIGLEVLSTTDTEIRCRILNGGELKSKKGVNVPDVQIQLPGITQKDEEDIRFGIEHKVDFIAASFVRKASDVLEIRRILEEHGSTIQIIPKIENREGVENVDDILDVADGLMVARGDLGVEIPVEEVPIVQKELIKKCNLKGKPVITATQMLDSMQRNPRPTRAESSDVANAILDGTDAIMLSGETAAGKYPVESVKTMVRIAERTETAYLGKERHKQLSAVGPRSITDVISEAVSNAAFDLHAAAILAPTESGQTAKLISKHRPAAPIIAVTPYEEVRRKLALVWGVHAILVDMVGNTDTMLTQAVQAALATQLIQHGDLVVITAGVPVRQPGTTNLMKIHIVGDATAQGQGIGKEIVNAPAVLIRNGKEAMEKETAGKIVIVYSTDREMVPALEKAVAIVAEEGGLTSHAAIMGLHLGIPVVVGVKDAMDRFHDDQELTLDPRVGHIYAGQIKIL; via the coding sequence ATGCGAAAAACAAAAATCGTCTGTACCATTGGACCTGCATCGGAACAAGTGGAAAAATTAGTAGAACTCATTCAGGCTGGGATGGATGTAGCACGGCTCAATTTTTCTCATGGTACCCATGAAGAGCATGCGCAACGCATTAAAAATATTAGGGCTGCAGTAGGTTTGACAGGAAAGGATATTGCAATTCTTCTCGATACCAAGGGTCCTGAGATTCGTACTGGTAAGCTGCGAGAAGAACTGATTCAGCTGGAAGCAGGTGAAGAGATCGTATTAAGCACAGAGGAGATCTTAGGAGACGCTACCCGACTCTCGATTAGCTATACAGAGCTCCCTCATGATGTACAAGCTGGTGACCGAATCTTATTAGACGATGGATTAATTGGTCTGGAAGTACTCTCTACAACGGATACTGAGATCCGTTGCAGGATCCTAAATGGTGGCGAACTAAAGAGTAAAAAAGGGGTCAATGTGCCCGATGTGCAGATTCAGCTTCCTGGCATTACACAAAAAGACGAAGAGGATATTCGCTTTGGCATTGAACACAAGGTGGATTTTATCGCTGCTTCTTTTGTTCGTAAAGCCAGTGATGTTCTAGAAATTCGCCGAATCCTGGAGGAGCATGGTAGCACCATTCAGATTATCCCTAAGATTGAAAATCGGGAGGGTGTAGAAAATGTGGATGACATCCTCGATGTAGCTGATGGGTTGATGGTGGCTCGTGGTGATCTTGGAGTAGAGATCCCTGTTGAAGAGGTGCCCATTGTTCAAAAAGAGCTCATTAAAAAATGTAATTTAAAAGGAAAGCCAGTAATAACAGCAACACAGATGTTAGACTCCATGCAGCGTAATCCTCGTCCAACGCGAGCAGAAAGCAGTGACGTGGCTAATGCCATTCTTGATGGTACCGATGCGATTATGCTTTCTGGAGAGACAGCAGCTGGTAAATATCCTGTAGAATCTGTGAAAACCATGGTACGGATTGCTGAAAGGACCGAGACTGCTTATTTAGGAAAAGAAAGGCATAAGCAGCTTTCAGCGGTGGGACCTCGCTCAATTACTGATGTGATTAGCGAAGCGGTTAGTAATGCTGCATTCGATCTCCATGCAGCAGCCATTTTAGCACCGACGGAAAGCGGGCAAACTGCGAAGTTAATCTCTAAGCATCGCCCTGCTGCTCCCATTATTGCAGTGACTCCTTATGAAGAAGTGCGACGCAAATTAGCTTTAGTATGGGGTGTCCATGCCATTCTTGTGGACATGGTAGGGAATACGGATACGATGCTGACACAAGCAGTGCAAGCCGCCTTAGCTACTCAACTGATCCAGCACGGTGATCTAGTCGTGATTACTGCAGGTGTACCAGTTCGTCAACCAGGTACCACCAATCTGATGAAAATTCATATTGTTGGTGATGCAACAGCTCAGGGTCAAGGAATTGGTAAGGAGATTGTAAATGCACCAGCTGTGTTAATTCGCAATGGCAAAGAGGCCATGGAAAAGGAAACAGCAGGTAAAATCGTGATAGTTTATAGTACCGATCGTGAAATGGTTCCAGCGTTGGAAAAAGCCGTGGCTATTGTAGCAGAAGAAGGTGGACTTACCTCCCATGCAGCAATCATGGGCTTACATCTGGGAATTCCTGTTGTGGTAGGAGTTAAAGACGCAATGGATCGTTTTCATGATGATCAAGAGCTGACCCTCGATCCCCGTGTAGGTCATATCTACGCAGGCCAAATCAAAATTTTATAA
- the pfkA gene encoding 6-phosphofructokinase, with protein sequence MKRIVVLTSGGDAPGMNPAIRAVVRSAIYHGMEVYGAYHGYHGLMNGDLLRMDLGSVGDIIHRGGTMLYSARSEEFKTAAGRERAMEVCHQHGIEGLVVIGGDGSFRGAHALAELGLHTVGIPGTIDNDIAGTDFTIGFHTAVNTVLDAIDKIRDTATSHERTYVIETMGRNAGDIALWAGLAGGAETIIIPEKQEPFEQIIERLLHGHKRGKKHSIIIVAEGVGKGDDFAKRIQEETGFETRVTVLGYIQRGGSPTAYDRVLASRLGGYAVQLLMEGKSDVMVGIQQNQLMVTPFLQSFEDVHQIDDSMYELAKILSI encoded by the coding sequence ATGAAACGTATCGTTGTTCTTACTAGTGGCGGAGACGCACCAGGCATGAATCCAGCAATTCGTGCTGTTGTACGTAGTGCCATTTATCATGGAATGGAGGTTTATGGTGCGTACCATGGCTATCATGGTTTAATGAATGGTGATCTACTACGGATGGATCTTGGTAGTGTTGGTGATATTATTCACCGTGGTGGCACCATGTTATATAGTGCGCGTAGTGAAGAATTTAAGACAGCTGCAGGCAGAGAGCGGGCAATGGAGGTTTGCCACCAGCATGGTATCGAAGGGCTTGTAGTCATTGGTGGTGATGGCTCATTTCGTGGAGCTCATGCCTTAGCAGAACTAGGCTTACATACAGTTGGGATACCTGGCACCATCGATAATGATATTGCAGGGACTGACTTTACCATCGGTTTTCATACGGCTGTAAATACAGTTCTCGATGCCATCGATAAGATTCGTGATACGGCTACTTCCCATGAACGAACCTATGTGATTGAAACCATGGGACGAAATGCTGGAGATATTGCACTTTGGGCTGGATTAGCAGGAGGAGCAGAAACCATCATCATTCCTGAAAAGCAGGAGCCCTTTGAGCAAATCATTGAGCGTCTCCTTCATGGCCATAAGCGAGGTAAAAAGCATAGTATCATCATCGTCGCTGAAGGAGTTGGGAAGGGGGATGATTTTGCTAAAAGAATTCAAGAGGAGACAGGCTTTGAGACCCGCGTCACTGTACTTGGTTATATCCAGCGTGGTGGTTCGCCAACAGCCTATGATCGTGTTTTGGCAAGTCGTCTTGGCGGATATGCTGTTCAGCTCCTCATGGAAGGCAAATCAGATGTCATGGTAGGTATCCAACAGAATCAGTTGATGGTTACTCCATTCCTTCAATCCTTTGAGGATGTACATCAAATTGACGATTCAATGTATGAATTGGCCAAAATTTTATCGATCTAA
- a CDS encoding acetyl-CoA carboxylase carboxyltransferase subunit alpha, which produces MSTFLPFEKPLHEIEEKIAELRQLTEEKGIDFSKEINSLEEKFHQVATEIFGSLTPWQRVQIARHPQRPTTLDFIRACFPDFIEMHGDRLYGDDPAIVGGIAKFNGRPVTLIGHQKGRDTKENIYRNFGMPHPEGYRKALRLMYQANKFRRPIICLINTPGAYPGIAAEERGQSEAIARNLREMASLDVPVISIVTGEGGSGGALALGVGNRILMLENSFYSVISPEGAAALLWKDASKAQLAAETMRITAKDLMELGVVDAIIPEPLGGAHRNHEALMESFRQSLEQNLQQLVGLSKKELRKQRYNKYRAMGQYTFAAEQLLNYQ; this is translated from the coding sequence ATGAGCACCTTCCTTCCGTTTGAAAAACCCTTACATGAGATAGAAGAAAAGATTGCAGAATTACGACAATTAACAGAGGAAAAAGGTATCGATTTTAGTAAAGAGATCAATAGTCTAGAAGAGAAATTTCACCAGGTGGCAACGGAGATCTTTGGGAGTCTAACGCCGTGGCAGCGTGTACAGATTGCTCGTCATCCTCAACGTCCTACTACATTAGACTTTATTCGAGCTTGCTTTCCCGATTTTATCGAGATGCATGGTGATCGACTTTATGGCGATGATCCGGCTATTGTAGGAGGAATTGCTAAGTTTAACGGTCGTCCTGTTACGTTGATTGGCCATCAGAAGGGGCGCGATACAAAGGAGAATATCTATCGTAACTTTGGGATGCCCCACCCTGAAGGATATCGCAAAGCATTACGGCTCATGTATCAAGCCAATAAATTTCGTCGTCCCATCATCTGCCTCATTAATACCCCAGGGGCATATCCTGGAATTGCCGCAGAGGAGCGGGGACAAAGTGAAGCGATTGCCCGAAACCTAAGAGAAATGGCCTCCCTTGATGTTCCTGTAATCTCTATCGTTACCGGTGAGGGTGGTAGCGGTGGTGCATTGGCTCTCGGTGTAGGGAATCGTATCCTAATGCTAGAAAATAGCTTTTATTCTGTCATCTCACCTGAGGGTGCAGCAGCCTTGCTATGGAAGGATGCTAGTAAGGCTCAATTAGCCGCAGAGACCATGCGAATCACAGCCAAGGATCTTATGGAGCTTGGTGTCGTCGATGCGATTATCCCTGAGCCCTTAGGTGGTGCTCACCGCAACCATGAGGCTTTAATGGAATCCTTCCGTCAATCATTAGAGCAGAATCTTCAGCAATTAGTAGGTCTTAGCAAAAAAGAATTACGGAAACAACGCTACAATAAGTATCGAGCGATGGGTCAATATACTTTTGCTGCGGAACAATTATTAAATTATCAGTAA
- the accD gene encoding acetyl-CoA carboxylase, carboxyltransferase subunit beta: MLRDTFFKRKRYATIPSEKAKNDIPEGVMVKCNVCGTITYSRELLKSYKVCQQCGYHFPLSAQERIQFTLDDGQIHEYDNDMLSEDPLNFPEYMKKLKTDMEKTGLAEAVVTGEGTIEGYPVVMGVMDSRFRMGSMGSVVGEKIARAVEVAQKKRYPFVLFSASGGARMQEGILSLMQMAKTSVALAQFHEKRGLFISVLTNPTTGGVSASFASLGDINIAEPGALIGFAGRRIIEQTIRQELPKDFQTAEFLMDHGQLDMVVKRQELRQVLAKLLELHMERNELV, encoded by the coding sequence ATGCTTCGTGATACATTTTTTAAGCGGAAACGCTACGCTACCATTCCATCGGAAAAAGCGAAGAATGATATTCCCGAGGGTGTAATGGTGAAATGTAATGTTTGTGGTACGATCACGTATAGCAGAGAGTTACTTAAATCGTATAAAGTTTGTCAGCAATGCGGTTATCACTTTCCTCTCTCGGCACAAGAGAGGATTCAATTTACCTTAGATGATGGTCAGATCCATGAGTATGATAATGACATGCTCTCAGAGGATCCTCTGAACTTTCCTGAATATATGAAAAAGCTCAAGACCGATATGGAGAAAACAGGATTGGCAGAGGCTGTGGTAACAGGTGAAGGAACGATTGAAGGATATCCTGTGGTAATGGGTGTAATGGATTCCCGTTTTCGGATGGGAAGCATGGGATCGGTCGTCGGAGAAAAGATCGCTCGAGCTGTAGAAGTAGCTCAAAAGAAGAGATATCCATTTGTTTTATTTTCAGCATCTGGTGGTGCTCGGATGCAAGAGGGGATTCTCAGCTTGATGCAAATGGCGAAGACCAGTGTTGCCCTTGCCCAGTTTCATGAGAAGCGGGGGCTGTTTATCTCTGTCTTAACCAATCCTACAACAGGAGGCGTCTCTGCAAGTTTTGCCTCACTGGGTGATATTAATATTGCAGAGCCAGGTGCCCTGATTGGCTTTGCCGGTCGCCGGATCATTGAACAGACCATACGGCAAGAATTACCGAAGGACTTTCAAACTGCCGAATTTTTAATGGATCATGGTCAATTGGATATGGTGGTGAAGCGCCAGGAATTGCGTCAGGTATTAGCTAAACTATTGGAGCTTCACATGGAAAGGAATGAACTTGTATGA
- a CDS encoding NAD(P)-dependent malic enzyme, which translates to MANLREDALNMHRLHQGKITVESKVALKNARDLSLAYSPGVAEPCKEIHENPEKVYEYTAKGNLVAVVSDGTAVLGLGDIGPEAAMPVMEGKAVLFKTFAGVDAFPICLNTTDVEEIIRTVKHLEPTFGGINLEDISAPHCFIVEERLKKEMGIPVFHDDQHGTAIVTAAGLINALRVVNKSIDQIKVVASGAGAAGIAIIKLLMSLGVQDVIMCDSKGAIYKDRPFGMNPIKDRIAEVTNHEHIEGTLADVIKGADVFIGVSVAGALTKEMVATMNKDAIIFAMANPIPEIMPEEAKAAGARVIGTGRSDFPNQVNNVLAFPGIFRGALDVHASEINEEMKKAAVYAIADLVKPEELHEDCVIPQPFNPEVAPKVAAAVAKAAMETNVARRHVDPAEVERHTIELTQGK; encoded by the coding sequence ATGGCCAATTTACGGGAAGACGCTTTAAATATGCATCGACTACATCAAGGAAAGATCACAGTGGAATCTAAGGTGGCATTAAAAAATGCTCGTGACCTCTCGTTAGCCTATTCCCCTGGTGTTGCAGAACCATGTAAGGAGATTCATGAGAACCCTGAGAAAGTGTATGAGTATACAGCGAAGGGGAATCTTGTGGCGGTCGTCAGTGATGGAACTGCAGTTCTAGGTCTTGGTGATATCGGACCTGAAGCAGCTATGCCGGTCATGGAAGGTAAAGCTGTCCTTTTTAAAACTTTCGCAGGTGTGGATGCTTTTCCGATCTGTTTAAATACCACAGATGTGGAAGAGATTATCCGTACAGTGAAACACTTAGAGCCTACTTTCGGTGGTATTAACCTTGAAGATATTTCCGCTCCTCATTGCTTCATTGTTGAAGAGAGATTGAAGAAAGAGATGGGGATTCCTGTCTTCCATGATGATCAACATGGTACAGCCATCGTAACTGCTGCAGGGCTGATTAACGCATTACGCGTTGTGAATAAGTCCATCGATCAGATTAAGGTGGTTGCTAGTGGTGCTGGAGCAGCGGGCATTGCTATTATCAAGCTGTTGATGAGCTTAGGTGTTCAAGATGTAATCATGTGCGATTCCAAAGGCGCTATTTATAAAGATCGTCCCTTTGGCATGAATCCCATCAAGGATCGGATTGCTGAAGTGACCAATCATGAACACATTGAAGGTACTCTAGCAGATGTCATAAAAGGTGCAGATGTCTTCATCGGCGTCTCTGTAGCTGGAGCATTGACGAAGGAAATGGTAGCAACCATGAATAAAGATGCGATCATCTTTGCTATGGCTAATCCAATTCCAGAAATCATGCCAGAGGAAGCTAAGGCTGCAGGTGCTCGTGTAATTGGTACTGGTCGTTCTGATTTTCCCAATCAAGTGAATAATGTCTTAGCATTCCCCGGGATTTTCCGTGGTGCTCTTGATGTGCATGCCTCAGAGATTAACGAAGAGATGAAAAAGGCAGCGGTATATGCCATTGCTGATCTGGTTAAACCAGAGGAACTTCATGAGGATTGTGTCATTCCCCAACCGTTTAACCCAGAGGTGGCTCCTAAGGTTGCTGCTGCAGTAGCCAAGGCAGCTATGGAAACCAATGTTGCTCGTCGACATGTGGATCCTGCTGAGGTTGAACGCCATACCATTGAACTGACACAAGGGAAGTAA